Proteins encoded by one window of Homo sapiens chromosome 10, GRCh38.p14 Primary Assembly:
- the LOC124902461 gene encoding uncharacterized protein LOC124902461, which translates to MSVQEAGATSPPARILKEPGPAQPLSAGPEWDRGRGVRRRCGPGVLLGASSVSWGLATSGHQGRGCGDGGGARVPTKSVPGGGPRASRSVREVAGGGFACNPGKGPAAVRLALGGGWKISKSPIPVQMAAGAAGCRTQARGQRLTSRGRESPEATGVPERRGDPETRRNRKSLTPGSGEFGVRSQSCDSTVPESLERALWAQSSQLAGGPGLAPRPGASGRGRWVSAPLPPKGTETFFCVLPSALRAALSCGPSWGEDSGPRHRELRPDPDSRRASAERSPRCPPGSPRKAGPGRRDARGAALGGAFRVLAGRALLRRGME; encoded by the coding sequence ATGTCTGTCCAAGAGGCCGGGGCGACAAGCCCGCCGGCCAGGATTCTCAAGGAACCaggcccagctcagcctctctcGGCGGGACCAGAGTGGGACCGGGGCCGCGGCGTCCGAAGACGCTGCGGGCCAGGGGTCCTCCTCGGCGCCAGCTCCGTTTCCTGGGGTCTCGCGACGTCCGGACATCAGGGTCGGGGGTGTGGAGACGGCGGCGGAGCCAGAGTCCCCACCAAGTCAGTTCCAGGAGGCGGCCCGCGCGCTTCCCGCAGTGTCCGGGAGGTCGCTGGGGGTGGCTTTGCGTGCAACCCGGGTAAAGGCCCTGCAGCCGTGAGGCTGGCGCTGGGAGGAGGGTGGAAAATCTCAAAGTCACCAATCCCGGTGCAAATGGCGGCAGGGGCCGCGGGCTGTCGGACGCAGGCGAGAGGCCAAAGGCTGACTTCGCGCGGCCGTGAGTCCCCAGAGGCAACAGGGGTACCTGAGCGCCGAGGGGATCCCGAGACTCGGAGAAACCGGAAGAGCCTGACCCCAGGGAGCGGAGAGTTTGGGGTGCGCTCTCAGAGCTGTGACTCCACGGTCCCGGAATCCTTGGAAAGGGCGCTCTGGGCTCAGAGCTCCCAACTAGCCGGAGGACCTGGGCTAGCGCCCAGGCCTGGAGCGTCTGGGAGGGGGCGCTGGGTCTcggcccccctccccccaaaaggGACTGAGACTTTTTTCTGCGTGCTTCCTTCGGCGCTTCGGGCAGCTCTGTCCTGCGGCCCAAGCTGGGGAGAAGACAGCGGCCCGCGCCACAGGGAGCTGCGCCCGGACCCAGACTCCCGCCGCGCTTCTGCAGAGCGGAGCCCTAGGTGCCCACCTGGTAGCCCCAGAAAGGCCGGACCTGGGCGCCGGGACGCTCGCGGGGCCGCACTTGGAGGGGCTTTCCGGGTCCTGGCCGGGCGGGCTCTCCTGCGGCGCGGAATGGAATAG